A region of Sulfurovum sp. DNA encodes the following proteins:
- a CDS encoding type II secretion system F family protein gives MKYYSVSVRERGVKRKEIVKTNSKMLAISIVKSRVSPHAIVTKAVETTVPIDMLVSDFFTKFQKSIASKIPINDKISTIRQIAVMTDAGIAITDTFEDVAGNISNKRLKEIYTKINTDINAGNSLSDAMKPYTEDFGHIALAMTKLGEKTGNISGSYHKLADILENIRDNIAKFKKAIRTPLITFVAMMIAFTILIMVVVPKFKDIFAKFKTELPLPTQILLKIEWAFNNYGLYILLSLIVGIFLLKYIYKTNPNFQYKVDKVLIHPKFYLINKAIHLSTMHKYNLVFGELVRSGSPVSEALETAVGMVDNLVMKEQLLTVNANIGKGMGLAESFEITGLYENMLLQMIRAGETGGQLDIMLEKVTLYYDMQFQSLIDNLSAYIEPIMLFFIAALVLLMALGIFMPMWDIGKAVNG, from the coding sequence ATGAAATATTATAGCGTGAGTGTTAGGGAGCGTGGTGTAAAGCGTAAAGAGATTGTAAAAACCAATTCAAAAATGCTTGCTATAAGTATTGTTAAAAGTAGGGTTTCTCCACATGCTATTGTTACCAAGGCTGTTGAGACAACTGTGCCCATCGATATGCTTGTATCTGATTTTTTTACTAAGTTTCAAAAATCTATAGCATCCAAAATCCCCATAAATGATAAAATTTCAACCATACGTCAAATTGCAGTTATGACTGATGCTGGAATTGCAATTACTGATACATTTGAAGATGTAGCTGGCAATATATCAAACAAGAGACTCAAAGAGATTTATACTAAAATTAATACAGATATCAATGCGGGGAATAGTTTATCTGATGCCATGAAGCCATATACAGAAGATTTTGGGCATATTGCTTTAGCTATGACAAAATTGGGAGAAAAAACAGGTAATATTTCTGGCTCATATCACAAGCTTGCAGATATTTTAGAGAATATACGTGACAATATAGCTAAATTTAAAAAAGCAATCAGAACACCACTGATTACTTTTGTTGCTATGATGATTGCTTTTACGATTCTTATTATGGTTGTAGTTCCTAAATTCAAAGATATTTTTGCTAAATTTAAAACAGAATTACCATTACCTACGCAGATACTGCTTAAAATTGAGTGGGCATTTAATAACTACGGTTTGTATATCCTCTTGTCTCTTATTGTAGGAATTTTTCTACTTAAATATATATATAAGACTAACCCCAATTTTCAATATAAGGTTGATAAGGTACTAATTCATCCTAAGTTCTATTTAATCAATAAGGCAATACATCTTTCGACAATGCATAAATATAATTTAGTATTTGGGGAGTTGGTTCGTTCAGGTAGTCCTGTATCGGAAGCACTTGAGACCGCAGTAGGCATGGTTGATAACTTGGTGATGAAGGAACAGTTGTTAACAGTCAATGCAAACATTGGAAAAGGAATGGGTCTTGCGGAGTCTTTTGAGATTACTGGCTTGTATGAGAATATGCTACTTCAGATGATAAGAGCTGGAGAGACTGGTGGACAGCTAGATATCATGCTTGAGAAAGTAACCTTGTATTATGATATGCAGTTTCAGAGTCTAATTGATAATCTATCAGCATATATTGAGCCAATTATGCTTTTTTTTATTGCTGCACTTGTACTTTTGATGGCACTAGGTATCTTTATGCCAATGTGGGATATTGGAAAAGCTGTTAATGGCTAA
- a CDS encoding secretin N-terminal domain-containing protein: protein MASASSCSNKLFSVTIDSQLTIEDVIENLADTCALTVIIKDEATQQRMKKNFYYVKLKNSTLKGFLNTVLEDNDLHYTLIGNKLKISYLITRTFKMHYISGQRIGKSTANVTIANSQNSSSSQGGSGGKGGGSKDGENLSKTGITIESNDKFQFWKTVEKEVQRVLVGAADESMHYTRSGDEWKGSDGKVWEYNPLAPIVNPEAGMITVTGTQRQIDRVAKYIHTLSKQIKQQVLIDVRILSVILDDSRKTGIDWSQLHSLQNFTANSLGMVQNNIASYAFDAVQGITDTEFVANTGTNINPFGESITPPNAGVISITGHAQVQEVIKFLGTQGDVKSISSPRVMTLNNQPAMISVGRELFYKIQSSSTWYTRRCKIYL, encoded by the coding sequence GTGGCATCAGCTAGCAGTTGCTCCAATAAACTTTTTTCAGTCACTATTGATAGTCAACTAACAATAGAAGATGTGATTGAAAATTTGGCAGATACTTGTGCATTAACGGTTATCATCAAAGATGAAGCAACACAACAACGTATGAAAAAAAATTTTTATTACGTCAAACTAAAAAATAGTACATTAAAAGGATTTCTCAATACAGTTTTAGAGGACAATGATCTTCACTATACACTAATTGGAAACAAGCTGAAAATCTCATACTTAATTACAAGAACATTTAAGATGCACTATATTTCTGGTCAGAGGATAGGAAAGAGTACGGCAAATGTAACAATTGCTAATTCTCAAAATTCTAGTTCATCACAGGGAGGTTCTGGTGGAAAAGGTGGTGGCAGCAAAGATGGTGAGAATCTTTCTAAAACAGGAATTACTATTGAGAGCAATGACAAGTTTCAATTTTGGAAAACGGTTGAGAAGGAGGTGCAGAGAGTCTTGGTGGGGGCAGCTGATGAAAGCATGCACTATACCCGCAGCGGGGATGAATGGAAAGGTTCGGATGGTAAGGTATGGGAGTACAATCCACTTGCACCTATTGTTAATCCTGAAGCAGGTATGATCACTGTTACAGGTACGCAGAGACAAATTGATAGGGTTGCAAAATATATTCATACACTCAGTAAACAGATTAAGCAACAGGTTCTTATTGATGTTAGGATTCTTTCTGTAATACTTGATGATAGTCGTAAAACCGGTATTGACTGGTCACAATTGCACTCATTGCAGAATTTTACAGCAAACTCTCTGGGTATGGTACAAAACAATATTGCATCCTATGCATTTGATGCAGTTCAAGGAATTACTGATACCGAATTTGTGGCAAATACTGGGACAAATATTAATCCATTTGGGGAAAGTATCACTCCACCTAATGCAGGTGTTATAAGTATTACCGGACATGCTCAAGTACAAGAAGTAATAAAGTTTCTTGGTACACAAGGAGATGTAAAATCTATCTCTAGCCCAAGAGTCATGACCTTAAACAATCAGCCAGCAATGATAAGTGTGGGACGAGAATTATTTTACAAGATTCAATCTTCTAGTACTTGGTACACAAGGAGATGTAAAATCTATCTCTAG
- a CDS encoding P-II family nitrogen regulator, which yields MKKIEAIIKPFKLDDVKEALVEAGIEGMTISEVKGYGRQQGHSELYRGAEYVVEFIPKVKIEIVVSGEEYLSKAIEAIKSTAKTGKIGDGKIFVSDITKTIRIRTDEEDEEAL from the coding sequence ATGAAAAAAATAGAAGCAATCATAAAACCATTCAAGCTAGATGATGTTAAAGAGGCACTTGTGGAAGCCGGCATTGAAGGGATGACTATTTCTGAGGTTAAGGGGTACGGAAGACAACAAGGGCATTCTGAGCTCTACCGTGGTGCAGAGTATGTCGTTGAGTTTATCCCTAAAGTTAAGATAGAGATTGTTGTCAGTGGTGAAGAGTATCTCAGCAAAGCAATTGAAGCCATTAAATCTACTGCTAAAACAGGTAAGATAGGTGATGGAAAGATTTTTGTCTCCGATATTACCAAAACCATCCGTATCAGAACAGATGAAGAGGATGAAGAGGCACTATAG
- the kdsB gene encoding 3-deoxy-manno-octulosonate cytidylyltransferase → MIIIPARIGSSRFPNKVLADIGGIPMIIRTAMAVQGIDTVVIATDSEEVINITATHGIKAVMTSKSHQSGTDRIYEVVQKLELDENEIIINVQGDEPFIESEVVQKVYDLTKHNSSNNKILMNSCYKQITNPEADNPNIVKVVVDTKDIALYFSRAKIPYPRDYHFDHYKGHIGIYGFTVKSLRTFCSLKHSPLEEIEKLEQLRVLYHSYGVAMTEVTTESFGIDTPEDLEKAMTYHGLS, encoded by the coding sequence ATGATTATTATACCCGCACGTATTGGCTCTAGTCGTTTTCCAAATAAGGTTCTTGCTGATATAGGTGGTATACCAATGATCATTCGTACCGCTATGGCTGTACAGGGTATTGACACTGTTGTCATTGCTACAGACTCTGAAGAAGTAATCAATATCACAGCAACACATGGTATCAAGGCAGTCATGACCTCCAAAAGTCATCAAAGTGGTACAGATCGTATTTATGAAGTGGTACAAAAGCTAGAATTGGATGAGAATGAAATTATTATCAATGTACAAGGAGATGAGCCCTTTATTGAGAGTGAAGTAGTGCAAAAAGTCTATGATTTAACCAAACATAATAGCAGTAACAATAAAATACTCATGAACTCTTGCTATAAGCAGATCACCAACCCAGAAGCAGATAATCCCAATATTGTCAAGGTTGTTGTCGATACAAAAGATATCGCACTGTATTTCTCGCGTGCCAAGATCCCCTATCCTAGAGACTACCACTTTGACCACTATAAGGGACACATTGGCATCTATGGTTTTACAGTTAAATCTCTACGTACCTTCTGTTCACTTAAACACTCACCACTTGAAGAGATAGAAAAACTTGAACAACTTCGTGTACTGTATCACAGCTATGGTGTAGCTATGACAGAAGTAACAACAGAGAGTTTTGGCATTGACACTCCTGAAGATTTAGAAAAAGCAATGACATACCATGGGCTTTCATAA
- a CDS encoding AAA family ATPase: MKSRYEAAKNIFVDSIDTNDYIELETSPSPYQQLEASIEKPLKIILLFGRPGTGKSMLLNRLYNKLKHKREIHYFDTPAIDDKEFFCEIFKVLTNKSLPQNTKVNFSALVNYCKKLRGKREIIILLDEAQMYSPEIMEKIRLLSDSRTVKFIISLHKTDDEDLIAKEHFQSRIWEVVELHNVTLKEQETYIHKKLLKKNLFEIANSIKEKNMKIIHKFTKGNYRECNKMMFTIFEICEHYDKHEPNKINYNQIPKRIIEMAALKLRYIHA, encoded by the coding sequence ATGAAAAGTAGATACGAGGCTGCTAAAAATATTTTTGTAGATTCAATTGATACGAATGACTATATTGAATTAGAAACTTCTCCTTCGCCATACCAGCAACTAGAAGCCAGTATTGAAAAACCATTAAAAATAATTCTTCTTTTTGGGCGCCCAGGAACTGGAAAAAGCATGTTGTTAAACCGCCTCTATAATAAACTGAAACATAAGCGAGAGATACACTATTTTGATACACCAGCTATTGATGATAAAGAATTCTTTTGTGAAATATTTAAAGTTTTAACAAATAAATCATTGCCTCAAAATACCAAGGTAAACTTTTCTGCATTGGTGAACTATTGTAAAAAACTTCGTGGAAAGCGTGAGATTATTATTTTGTTAGATGAAGCACAAATGTACAGCCCAGAAATAATGGAAAAGATACGTCTACTTTCAGATAGTCGTACTGTAAAATTTATTATATCTTTGCATAAAACAGATGATGAGGACCTTATTGCCAAGGAACACTTTCAATCAAGGATTTGGGAAGTTGTTGAATTGCATAATGTAACATTGAAGGAACAGGAAACTTATATTCATAAAAAACTTTTGAAGAAAAATTTATTTGAGATTGCAAATAGCATTAAAGAGAAAAATATGAAGATAATACATAAATTCACAAAAGGGAACTATAGAGAGTGCAACAAGATGATGTTCACAATTTTTGAAATTTGTGAACATTATGATAAACATGAACCTAATAAGATTAACTACAATCAGATACCTAAGCGTATTATAGAGATGGCTGCATTAAAACTAAGGTATATTCATGCATAA
- the hemH gene encoding ferrochelatase, which yields MKQALLLLNMGGPNNIEEVELFLRNMFSDKNILPMNPYLRSFVGSIIISKRLEEVKKNYQLLGGKSPLLALTKRLIQKIKKKIDIPIFATMRYVPPFADSALYTCKEKGICELLLFPMYPQYSTTTTLSSVEDIEKCCKAIGYAPKITVIDPYYDDYDYIEASVSKIIEAMEGKMTEEYDLLLSAHGLPMGIIKAGDPYQNHIERSVSAIKTYLACKGIKFHDIKLAYQSKVGSSAWLEPNLVDVLRNPTHRKVIVYPLAFTIDNSETVFELDIEHRQIAKKLKYEDYIISKCMNDDEKFVDLIVRRVNTHTL from the coding sequence ATGAAACAGGCGCTTCTACTTCTCAATATGGGAGGACCCAATAATATTGAAGAGGTAGAACTTTTTTTAAGAAATATGTTTTCAGATAAGAATATTTTGCCCATGAATCCCTATTTACGTAGCTTTGTGGGTAGCATTATTATCTCAAAACGCCTAGAAGAGGTAAAAAAAAATTATCAGCTTCTTGGTGGGAAATCACCACTTCTAGCATTAACCAAAAGGCTAATACAAAAGATTAAAAAAAAGATAGATATACCAATATTTGCTACAATGAGGTATGTGCCACCATTTGCAGACAGTGCATTATATACGTGTAAAGAAAAAGGAATATGTGAATTACTGCTCTTTCCAATGTATCCTCAGTACTCTACTACGACTACACTGTCATCTGTTGAAGATATTGAGAAATGTTGCAAAGCAATAGGATATGCTCCTAAGATTACGGTGATAGACCCTTATTATGATGATTATGATTATATCGAAGCTTCTGTATCGAAGATTATAGAGGCAATGGAAGGAAAAATGACAGAAGAGTATGATCTGTTACTTTCTGCACATGGGTTGCCTATGGGTATCATCAAGGCAGGTGATCCCTATCAGAACCATATAGAGAGGAGTGTCTCTGCCATAAAAACCTATCTTGCTTGTAAGGGTATAAAGTTTCATGATATTAAATTGGCCTATCAGTCCAAAGTAGGCTCATCAGCATGGCTAGAACCTAATCTTGTTGATGTATTGCGTAATCCAACACATAGGAAGGTTATTGTCTATCCGTTAGCGTTTACTATTGATAATTCTGAAACAGTTTTTGAGCTTGATATTGAGCATCGACAAATTGCTAAGAAGCTTAAATATGAGGATTATATTATTTCCAAATGTATGAATGATGATGAGAAATTTGTTGATCTCATTGTAAGGAGAGTAAATACCCATACCCTATAG
- a CDS encoding GspE/PulE family protein encodes MENFIKIMLDEKIITKDDVLKLVKSRPPKKISLASLLSENIVSASKVNMFLAEKIRQGIIRIEEIEEIEETEDFDATTLYQYIAKELGMEYIDLNERDIDIKLVSKIPYKQLLQYKAIPVEETDLNIIFVFEDPFNIDAQDMIQRLFPKKPIKIAFATPSYIRQQLQNIEISESVKGLVGEIRKDLSQDGAMNIDDEDSSAVLKLIDVILKSAIYAGASDIHVEATEKKCVVRERVEGMLRQSFIFDKDIFYPLSSRMKLLANLDIAEKRKPQDGRFSATVGSQDFDFRVSTLPTIHGESIVFRILDKTKAMIRLKDSGMSKLCYERFLQAIKVPYGIVLVTGPTGSGKTTTLYGALNTIKDVKDKTITVEDPVEYQMAGLQQVQVRPNVGLSFAAALKSILRQDPDKIMIGEIRDTETLRIAIQAALTGHLVLSTLHTNDAVSAVIRILDMGIEEYLVSGALVAIQAQRLVRKICAHCKKEIEIEEEALRTIRSYLKDKPIFYKGEGCVKCDMSGYKGREMISEVLTISEDLSRMIARSASKEELEKQAVEEGFVSMFEDGIQKALDGKTTIEEVYRVARL; translated from the coding sequence ATGGAAAATTTTATAAAAATAATGCTTGATGAAAAAATTATTACCAAAGATGATGTCTTAAAGCTAGTAAAGTCTAGACCACCCAAAAAGATTTCTCTTGCTAGTTTACTTAGTGAAAATATCGTCTCTGCTTCAAAGGTTAATATGTTTTTAGCAGAGAAAATACGACAAGGTATTATTAGAATTGAAGAGATTGAAGAGATTGAAGAGACTGAAGACTTTGATGCAACGACCCTATATCAATATATTGCAAAAGAGCTTGGCATGGAATATATTGATCTTAATGAAAGAGATATTGATATAAAACTTGTTTCAAAAATTCCCTACAAACAACTACTTCAATATAAAGCTATTCCAGTAGAGGAGACAGATCTTAATATTATATTTGTATTTGAGGATCCTTTTAATATAGATGCACAAGATATGATTCAAAGATTGTTTCCAAAAAAACCAATTAAGATTGCTTTTGCTACTCCAAGCTATATACGGCAACAACTTCAAAATATTGAAATCAGTGAAAGTGTCAAGGGACTTGTGGGAGAGATTAGGAAAGATTTAAGTCAAGATGGTGCCATGAATATTGACGATGAAGATTCATCTGCAGTACTAAAGCTAATCGATGTTATTTTAAAATCTGCAATTTATGCTGGAGCATCAGATATTCACGTAGAGGCAACAGAAAAAAAGTGTGTTGTGCGTGAAAGGGTTGAGGGCATGTTGCGCCAAAGTTTTATTTTTGATAAAGATATTTTTTACCCCCTATCTTCAAGAATGAAATTATTAGCCAATTTGGATATTGCCGAAAAGAGAAAGCCACAAGATGGTAGATTCTCTGCAACTGTTGGAAGTCAAGATTTTGATTTTAGGGTTTCTACTCTGCCAACAATACATGGTGAATCGATTGTTTTTAGGATTCTTGATAAAACCAAAGCCATGATACGACTTAAAGATTCTGGCATGAGCAAGCTCTGCTATGAGCGGTTTTTGCAGGCCATTAAAGTACCCTATGGTATTGTGCTTGTCACTGGACCTACTGGTTCTGGTAAAACAACAACATTATATGGTGCACTAAATACCATTAAAGATGTTAAAGATAAAACGATTACAGTAGAAGATCCTGTTGAGTATCAGATGGCTGGTTTGCAACAAGTTCAGGTACGTCCCAATGTTGGCTTAAGTTTTGCTGCAGCACTCAAATCCATATTGAGACAGGACCCTGACAAAATTATGATTGGGGAAATACGAGATACAGAAACATTGCGTATAGCAATACAAGCTGCACTGACTGGACACCTCGTACTTTCAACGCTCCATACAAATGATGCAGTTTCAGCAGTAATAAGAATATTGGATATGGGCATTGAAGAGTATTTGGTAAGTGGTGCACTTGTTGCAATACAAGCACAAAGACTTGTACGAAAAATATGTGCACATTGTAAAAAAGAGATCGAGATAGAAGAAGAAGCTTTACGTACAATCAGGTCATATTTGAAAGACAAACCCATTTTCTATAAAGGAGAAGGGTGTGTAAAGTGCGACATGAGTGGCTACAAGGGAAGAGAGATGATTTCTGAAGTTTTAACTATTAGTGAGGATTTATCTCGTATGATTGCAAGGAGTGCATCTAAGGAAGAGCTAGAGAAACAAGCTGTTGAGGAGGGATTTGTTAGTATGTTTGAAGATGGTATTCAAAAGGCACTTGATGGAAAGACAACAATTGAAGAAGTCTATAGGGTAGCAAGGTTGTAA
- a CDS encoding CDC27 family protein: MNQNKNILEMLTANQNLAIPKKVHEVTKSLPKKMHEITKSLPKKMYEVAKSLPKLEVNNTQKIVDIPIDLETVTEDINTEISPQSKIKQPPIKKKFLIDMIEAKKNQNLLKEIAKRFQLGHNTDDSLFLAKVYYEKGEYEKAEYWAFQTNNVDPTIEESWLLFAKVKIKYGHKKEAIHILNVFFKKTHSPKAAQLLRKIQNRGF; this comes from the coding sequence ATGAATCAAAATAAAAATATATTAGAAATGCTAACAGCTAATCAAAATTTGGCAATACCAAAGAAGGTACATGAAGTAACTAAGAGTTTGCCAAAGAAAATGCATGAAATAACTAAGAGTTTGCCAAAGAAAATGTATGAAGTAGCTAAGAGTTTGCCAAAGTTGGAAGTCAATAACACACAAAAAATAGTTGATATCCCAATAGACTTGGAGACGGTGACTGAAGATATAAATACAGAGATATCCCCACAAAGTAAGATCAAACAGCCCCCCATAAAGAAAAAATTTCTTATTGATATGATTGAGGCTAAAAAAAATCAAAATTTACTAAAAGAGATTGCAAAGCGTTTTCAGCTTGGACATAATACGGATGACTCTCTTTTTCTTGCTAAAGTATATTATGAGAAAGGTGAGTATGAAAAAGCAGAATACTGGGCATTTCAAACAAATAATGTGGATCCAACCATTGAAGAGAGTTGGCTGTTATTTGCTAAAGTTAAAATAAAATATGGACATAAAAAGGAAGCAATACATATTTTGAATGTATTTTTTAAAAAAACCCATTCTCCAAAGGCTGCACAACTGTTACGTAAAATACAAAATAGAGGATTCTAA